The following nucleotide sequence is from uncultured Campylobacter sp..
CCCACGCTCTGGGCTATCACGGCTAGATTTTGCGTCTCAAAGCCAAATCTCTGCTCGATGTGCGCCACAAACTCGTCCACGTCGGCAATGAGGCGGCCGATACTTGGCGCGTCGCCCCGCTCGCCCTCGCTCCTGCCGTGTCCGCGCTGATCCCAGGCAAAATAGCTAAAACTCTCATCCGCTAGCCCGTCCGCTACATGCGTCGTCCTGCCCGAGTGCTCGTGCCCACGGTGAAATATCGCTACGGCTTTGGCGTTTGGCGCGACTTTAAATTTGAGATTTTGCTCGGCGTTTTCGCTCAAATTTGACGCAGCGCATTTGCCCGTTTCGTTTAAATTTGAGTCAGGGTTTTCGCCGCCGTTTGGTAAATTTTGCTCGCCCGATTTACCTTCGCCGCTTAAATTTAGCTTCATACTTCCATCCGCGCCGCCTATTTGCTCGCTAGTCAAATTTGACGTTTCGCTTGCGGCCCCGGCGCTTAAATTTGACCCGTCAAATTTTCCGTCCTCGCTCAAATTTACTTCATTTGCGCCCGGATTTTCGCACGCCACGTCCGCGGCCAGGCGGTATCTGTAAAATATCCTCGCCCCATCGCTTGTTATAAAATAGCTCTCTTTAAACTCCATTTTTTGCCTTTCTTACTTAAATTTATTGGTTTTTACGCTTATTTTATCCTAAAATGCCCCGTTATCTCGTAACCCTTTAGCACGTCCTCCTCCTGCGCGCCAAGCCCGATGTTGTGGATCACGAGCGGGGTTTTGCTAGCGGCAAATTTATCCGAAACTATGCCGATATACGGCCTGCCGTTATCCAGCCGCCACGTCACGATATCACCGGCTTTAAACTCACCCTTCGCCTCGTAGCCTTTGCGTTTTAAATAGGTCGCGATGTTTGGCACGCGGCGATGATCGATATTTTTGTCGGTCTTTTTCGCGCCCCAGTTTTTTGGATAGGCGCTAAAATTTGCGCTCATATCCTCGTGGATGAGCCGCTGCAGATCGATATCCTGTCCGCGCAGCGCCATTACCACGACGTCGGTGCAAACGCCCTTCATCATATCCACGTCGCCCATCGGATAGGCTAGCCTCTCGTACGAAGGATCATAAAACAGTCCGTCCGACCTGCACTCTAGCATCCTGCACGAGCTTTTCGGCCGAAAATGCAAAGGCAAAATTTGCCGCGAGCGCTAAAAGTAAAATTTTGCTCCAAATTTTCATCAAAACCTCACGCGTAAAAATATCTAACTATGTGAAAAAATATCGGCGCCGCAAAGCACAGCGAGTCCATACGGTCAAGCATCCCGCCATGCCCGCTGATCATGTAGCCCCAGTCTTTGACGCCTAGATCGCGCTTGATCGCAGACATAACAAGCCCTCCTAAAAAGCCCATCATACAAACGGCAAGCCCGATGAAAAACGCCCCTACCGCGCCAAAAGGCGTGAGATGATGCAGGCACGCGGCCAGCGCGCTAGCGCTAAGAACCCCTCCCGCAAAGCCGACCACCGTCTTAGACGGACTGATGCTAGGCGCGATCTTGCGCTTGCCAAAAAGCTTACCCCAGACGTACTGCAGCACGTCGCTAGCCTGCACGACTATGATCAAAAACAGCATAAGCTCCATGCTGCTACCACTCTCAAGGTCTAGTAAAAGAAGCGCAGGGATGTGCGAGATACAAAACACGCAGATCATCAGTGCCCACTGGATCTTTGTCGAGCGCTCTAAAAAATAGGCCGCATCTCCGCAAATAGCGGCCAAAATCGGCAAAAATAAAAATCCGTAAACCGGGATAAATATCATCGCCATCGCGTACCAATCAGCATATATAAATATATACTGCGCGGGCAAAATCACGTAAAAGCACGCCACGAGCGCGATGTGATCGCCTCTGCGGATGTAGATGAGCGACAAAAACTCGCGCAATGCGGCAAAAGATACGAGCAAAAACAAAAATATCACGGCGTTTTTGCCCATATACGTAAACGCAAAAATCACCAAAATCATCGCCCACCAGGCGTTTATGCGCGAGGTCAAATTTGCAATAGTTTTGTTCTCGGCGCCGAATTTCGCCTTTAGCATAAAGGCAATGGCGCTAGAGACGACTAGCACCGCGATGAGTCCTAAAAATAGATTTAAGATATGATTTTGCGGGTTCATTTTAGTGCCTTTTGGTTAAATTTAAAGCTAAATTTGACGTCTGTTTCGCATGCCGCCGAACGAGTCAAATTTACGCGCATTTGGTTTGCCCTTCGGGTCGCTTGCTTGATTAAATTTGCTAGCGAAAAAAGCTCGAGCTTTGGGCTCGCGCTTGGGTCAAATTTGATTTGCGGCGAGGCAAGCGTTTTGACTTGGGCTTTGTTTTTAAATTTGACGCTTTTAGCCGCCGTTTTAGAAAGCTCGCCGTCAAATTTGTCGTAAAAATCGGTCGCAAATTTTCCCGTCTTGCGTGGCGAATTTATAGGACTCAAATTTACCGCTCTCGCCAAAACCGCCTCTCTAGGCTTTCGTTCTATCATTTTGCGTATCGCTCATCGCTAGAAGCGCATCCTGCGCCTTTTGCAAAAACTCGCTCTTGCCCTCGCCGCCGTAGGTTATCTCCTCGCCTACTATCAGCTCGCAAAGCAGCGGGATCGGTATCATAAAGCCCTTGGGCAGGACGTTGCGCGCGTTTTTGATCCATACGGGCACGAGCGGGACGTCAGGACACTGCTGCGCCAGGCGAAATATCCCGCTTTTAAACGGCTGTAGCGCTAGATCGTCGTCCATCTTGCGCGTGCCTTCCGGAAAGATGATGAGAGAGTGTGTCTGCAGCGCTTCGCTCATTTGCGTTAACGCTTCTAGCGGATCTTTATGGCGGCTGATTAGAACCATGTTAAACACGTTTTTAGCAAGAAACCTACGCACAGGCCCGCTCTCCCAGTACTCCGCAGCCGCGACGGGGCGCACGCGCTTTCTCGCGCGGTAAGGCAGCGATACGAAAATCAGCAAAAAATCGCCGTGGCTAGCGTGGTTTGCGTAGTAAATTTTAGTACCGTCGCCGATGTTTAAAAGCTCCTGCGGCGGCCGTACGCCCGTGATAAATATAGTAATACGGCAAAGGATAAAATCAAGCGCGGCCGCTAAAAAATTTTTCATCTTGTATCCTTTTACTCTTTTGTTTTTCAAATTCATTTTTTGTGACGCCCTCAATTTTACGATTGCGTGCGGCAAATGAGCTTCTTGCCCATCTCGCTGAAAACGAGCTAGACATAAATTTGAGGCGATTAAAGCTGATACGGTTTTAAGTAATGCCTACAATTTGCCGCTTTTGCTACTTGCCTTTGATTTCGCCGACTTTGATAAAACGCTCGAAATTAACTAAGCGCATTTTGCGGGCCGCGTCTTTTAAAACGTCTAAATTAAGCGGACAAATTCGCCTTGATATTTTATCCTCGTCTCAAAAAATCTCGTAAATTTAAACAAGTCCAAATTTATAACGATTACGTGCCCGCGCCGAGGCGAGCTTAAAACTTTTGCAATTATATCAAATTTAGACAAATTTACCTTGCGTAGATTTTGGAGATAGCTATTAAATTTATCCTCGTCCGAGGCTCCTTATTCCCCGCTTTTTAGTCCCATCCTCACGCGGTTTGCGCAAGTAAGCGCAAGCAAAAATATCGCGGCGTAAAGTACCCAGCTAAACCACTCTGGCAGTCGCCCAGATAGCGCATATACCGTACCGATAAGCCCAAATATAAACGCGCGGTCGCTCTTGCCCATAGGCCCGTCATATCGCCTACCACAACCGTGCACCTGCCCTAGAACGCCTAAAAACTCACTCATAAAAGATAGAAAGATAACGAGCGTGATAACGCCCCAGTCAAACGGCGCTACGAAGGCAAACGGCAGATACAGCGCGGCGTCCGAGATGACGTCCGTAGCTTCGTTTAGGTAGCCGCCCAGCGGGCTTTTTTGATTAAACTCGCGAGCCAGCATGCCGTCGATGGCATTTAGCGCCATACGCAAAAACATCCAAGCGGGCAGCAGAAAAAATAGCGTCGAAACTTCGGCGAATTTTATCAGAAGTCCGCCCAGCAGAACGGAAATGACGCAGGCTGTGATCGTGACTTGATTTGCGCTGATGCCCGCGCCGTAAAGCCGTCTTACTAACGGACGAAGTAAATTTTGAAATTTGGGCTTTAACTCGTAAATCGTCATAAGGACTCCGAAAATTTGATTTTCGTATTGTCGCTTAAAAATGCTTGGAGGCAGATTAAATGTGTAGCCGGCTTTTTGTATGAGCTTTTTAATCGTCGATTTTTAAAAGCGTTAGGATAGCGAAATAAACATGAAAATATGAGTAAAGTATCTTTTCTATCGTTGCCGCGATGGCACTCAATTTTTTTGGTGCGGGCTCGCGACGGTAAAAGTAGTGTTTGCGGCACGATGATAGGCAGCGTGGTAATCTCCATTATGGAAAGCGTACGGCGCAATCATCGCCATATCAGTATCCATCTTTGCTCAATTCCTCTATGCGGGCCGCAAAAATTTATAAACCGCATGGGATTTCATCGCGATAGATTTCAAACTTCGCTCTCCGCCGCAAATGTAACAGACCTTGTCGCGAAAATTCTAAATCATAGCGGCGCCGAGCCGGGAAGAGTACTTTTAAATTTTAAAATTCCGCGGCGGTGCAAAGCCTCTGTATTTGCGGATTTAAGGTCAAATTTAAAATTTAATCTCGCCAGATATTTTCGTTTAATTTTAGACTTTTTACTATGGATAGAAAGAATAAAAGCTCGTGCTTGATAGACGCGGCGGGATCGAAACTAAGTACGCTGCGATCCACGCTAGGCTCGAAACTATCGTATCCCGTGCGGATGAAAATATAGACGTTTCTACCCGAAAAGCTTAATCTGATCGGTCCGCCGGCACCGCTTCTAAAGCGAAGCATAAAGGCGGGCGTGAGGGCGTACATTGCAGACACGGCATCGGCGCTATATACGCTAAACGCGGAGCTAAACTCGCTATCGTCCATCGCGATCTTCTTAAGTCCGCCAAGTGTTGGCCTTTCGCTAAGCAGGGGCAGGATCACCGCCACCGAGTTTACGCGCTTTTTAAATTCCGCGTAGAAAAAGATCCCCCTGCTGCTACGTCGTTCGTCAGTATGAGTCACGCAAACATCCGCAAAGCTGAAAAATACTCCGTCATAAACGCCGGAAATTTTATCTTCGCAATCAAAATAGCTTATGCCGTCCACAAATAGACCGCTTGCGCGCAAATACGCCGGCCTAAACGAGCCTGAAATTTCATAGCGGTAGCCTAGGCTTGCGATATAGGGCGCGATATATTGGTGTTTAAAGGCGAGGACGGATTTTTTGGATCTGTTGTATTTGATCCGCTCCAGCGCGGCACCCGCGATATTAAACAAAGAAAGACAGATGGTTACGAGTGCGATGACGAAGCGCAAGGCATCATTCTTGCATATTTCTACGCCTTTGGCAAGTATCCTCAGCAAGATGCAAAAGATAAATACTCGCATTATATTTGTATCTTTATTCACTACTCTATAAGAGATGCTGCCGCAGCTAAATGCCACTATGATCCAGCAGAGAACCATTGCTGCGTTTTGATCTCTAAAATTGAAAAATAGCCACAGCGCCGAGGCTAGCACCGCTAGTACTATTATCGAAAACGCCATGCCTTTGTGCTGCTCCGCCTCATCCAGGATGCTAAGTCTTAGTTTTTCCAGTTCGTTTGCGGTCATCTTTCTCTTTCTAAATTTATCGAAGCAAATTTTAAAGCTTAGCCTCGAACCGCTCCTAAATTTAAAGGACTAAGCTTTAAATTTAAAAAATTCCGCGGAACTTCGCTCTTTAAATTTAGCGCGAATCTCTGCGCTAAATTTAGCTTTGGCACAAAATTTCTACGATCACCTGCGGTAATAGCTCATGTTCGATCTCGTGGATTTTGGCCTCGTAAGCCTCAAAGCTCATTCCTGCGCTCTTTTCAAACGCGCGCTGAGCGATGATCGCACCGCCGTCAAGCTCCTCGCTAACCCAGTGCACGCTCACGCCGCCCACCTTCATATCGCTCTCAAAGCTCTGCTCTATCGCGTGCGCGCCCTTAAAGAGCGGCAGCAGCGATGGGTGCAAATTTATCGCGCGAATCTGCCCCGTAAAAACGGGCGTGAGAATGCGCATAAAGCCCGCAAGCACCGTAAGTTCCGCGCCGCTTTTTTCGATCTTGCGCACGAGGGCGGCGTCGAATTCCTCACGGCTAGCGAAGTCTTTGTAATTTAGGATCACGCTTTGAAGCCCGAATTTCGCGGCCTTTGCTATGCCTCCCGCGTCCGCTTTGTTGCTTAGCGTTAGCACGACCTCGATCTTAGTTTCGCCAAAAACCTTGCCGTGTAGCTTCTGCAGGATCGCCTCCAAATTTGAGCCGCTACCGCTAAAAAGCACGGCGAGCTTTTTCACAACCATTTTACCTCCTCGATGAGATCGAGCGGATTTAGTGCGTAGGAGTTTTTGGCGAAGGCTCGCGCGGCGAGTGCGTGGGCTAGGACGCCGCAGATTGAGGCTTGCAGAGGCGAGTAGTCTTGCGCGAGCAGCCCGCCGATGAGCCCTGCGAGTACGTCGCCGCTGCCGCCTTTTGCGAGCGCGGCGCTTCCCTTGTCGCAGACATAAATGACGCCAGCTTGCGCGATGAGCGTGTTTGCGCCCTTTAACACGAGTACGCCGCTAAATTTCTCGCTCCATGCCCGCGCAAGCTCGAAGCGCCGCTCTTGCAGCTCGCTCACGCTAAGATCTGCGATGCCCGCGATCTTTAAAAGCGAGCAGAACTCCTTCGGATGGGGCGTTATGATTAAATTTGAATTGGCGTTTAGCAGGCTTAAAATTTCGCTCTCGTAGCACAGATCGGCGTCGATGACGCAGCTTTTGCCCCGCAGCGCGGCAAGATCGATCTTCCGCTCCCCCAGCCCGCAGCCGCAGACTACGACCCGCGCGGCATCAAATGAGCTTTTTTGCATCAAAATCGGGCTTAAATTTAATGGCCCCTCACTAACGACGCTAACGAGCCCGCTGCCGATCGCGTGAGCCGCTAGGGCCGCCATCTGTGCCGCTCCGCTCATCTGTCCGCTTACGACGTAGGTGTGCCCGAAGTCGCCCTTGTTGGTGTTTTGTTTCGTGCGCAGCGGCAGCTTCAGATCGCTTTTTTGAAGCAGAAAATATTCGCTCTCCTTTTCAAAATTTGAGCGCGAAATTCCAAGATTTGCGACCTTGATCCGCCCTGCGCAATCCTTTGCCGCATCCGAAAATAGCGCGAGCTTCAGCGCTCCCATCGCGATCGTCAGATCCGCGCAAAATGCACCGCCTAAAATGCGCCCGCTCTTATCAATGCCGCTTGGGATATCGACTGCGATTTTTAGGGATTTCGTGCCGTTTGCGAGAGATAAAATTTCACAAATTTCAGAGCTTAAGGCTTTGTTTAAACCGCTGCCGAAAATCCCGTCGATTATGCAATCTGCGTTTGTAATCTCATCGTGCAGGACGCTCGGCTCGCCGCATTCGCTGCCTAGATTGCTGCATTCGTCGCCGCGCGCCGCGATCTCAAATTTGGCGCTCGTAAATTTCGCGCTTAATTTATCGCCGTCACAAGAAATGTCCGTGCCGCTTAGGCTTTCGCGCTCTTCCCGCGGCTCGCTCGCGCCAGTGCCTTTTAAAGAGGAGCCGCCTACGCTTTCATGCGCGCAAGCATCCTTGCTAGACGCGCTGCCTACATGCTTGCAATCGTCTTTTGCGCTTGCGATATCGATAAGCCTAACGCCCGCAGCCCGCGCCGCATCAGTTTGGAATTTACTCTCCGCGCTTCTGTTTTGAAGCACGCAAAGCGCGGTGCAGCTAAAATCGCCGCTTAGCTTTCGCAGTGCCGCCATCGCGTCCGCACCGTTGTTTCCGCCGCCGCAAAGCGCCAAAATGCGCGAACCCTTTTTGAGCCGCTTTCTGATCTCGCGCTCGATCCTGCCTGCGGCGTTTTCCATTAAAATTTGCTCACTCAGTCCAAATTTTGCACTCGCTCGCGCGTCGAGCTCCTCGGTGCTAAAGAAAATTTTTTTCAAATTTCGCTCCTTATGCGAAAGCTAAGAGCCTCCAAAATATGCGCCTTGACGATGATTTCGGCGCCTGCTAGATCGGCGATGGTGCGCGCGAGCTTTAGCGTCTTATTCACACCGCGCTGCGAAAGGTCGTAGCGGGTGATCGCCGTTTGCAAAACCTCCCGCGCAGCGCTTTCGCAGATACAAAATTTTTCAGTTTCCTCGTCGCGCAGCTTTGCGTTTAGCTCGCTCTGTCCGCGAGCCTTTTGCGCGCGAAACGCCTGCAGCACCGCATCTGCCATCTCCTCGCTGCAAACGTCGCTTCTGTCGTCCGCGCCGGTCTCGTCCATCGCGACGTATATGTCGATGCGATCGAGCAGGGGCGCAGAGATCGTGTTTTTGTAGCGCCTGATGTCATTTAGCGAGCAGGTGCAGGTGAGGTTTTTGGAGAATAGATTTCCGCACGGGCAGGGGTTTTGCGCCGCGACGAAGATAAATTTCGTCTGGTATTCGACCTTGGAATTTACGCGCGAAATCAAAATTCTATTATCCTCCAGCGGCTCGCGCAGGCTTTCTAAAATTTGCTTGCCGAAGTGCGGCAGCTCGTCGAAAAACAGCTCGCCGCCGTTTGCAAGCGCGACCTCGCCGATCTTTGCGCCGCTACTGCCGCCGCCGAAAATTGAGCTGCGCGTGCTGGTGTGGTGCGGTGAGCGGAAGGGGCGCAGCGCGCTAAAATCGACGTCTTTGTTATTTAGCGACTCGTAGGCGCACGAGAGTAGCACTTCGCCCAGGCTCTGCGGCGGCAGAATTCTGGCTATCCGCTTGGCGCACATGCTTTTGCCGCAGCCGGGACTGCCCTCAAAGAGGATATTGTGCATGCCGCACGCAGCGATCAGGCTTGCGCGCTTGGCGCGCTTCTGTCCTTTGACGTCTTTAAAATCGAGCGAAAAATCGCGGTTGGGGACGTA
It contains:
- a CDS encoding DUF1287 domain-containing protein, with translation MLECRSDGLFYDPSYERLAYPMGDVDMMKGVCTDVVVMALRGQDIDLQRLIHEDMSANFSAYPKNWGAKKTDKNIDHRRVPNIATYLKRKGYEAKGEFKAGDIVTWRLDNGRPYIGIVSDKFAASKTPLVIHNIGLGAQEEDVLKGYEITGHFRIK
- a CDS encoding phosphatidate cytidylyltransferase, with protein sequence MNPQNHILNLFLGLIAVLVVSSAIAFMLKAKFGAENKTIANLTSRINAWWAMILVIFAFTYMGKNAVIFLFLLVSFAALREFLSLIYIRRGDHIALVACFYVILPAQYIFIYADWYAMAMIFIPVYGFLFLPILAAICGDAAYFLERSTKIQWALMICVFCISHIPALLLLDLESGSSMELMLFLIIVVQASDVLQYVWGKLFGKRKIAPSISPSKTVVGFAGGVLSASALAACLHHLTPFGAVGAFFIGLAVCMMGFLGGLVMSAIKRDLGVKDWGYMISGHGGMLDRMDSLCFAAPIFFHIVRYFYA
- a CDS encoding lysophospholipid acyltransferase family protein — encoded protein: MKNFLAAALDFILCRITIFITGVRPPQELLNIGDGTKIYYANHASHGDFLLIFVSLPYRARKRVRPVAAAEYWESGPVRRFLAKNVFNMVLISRHKDPLEALTQMSEALQTHSLIIFPEGTRKMDDDLALQPFKSGIFRLAQQCPDVPLVPVWIKNARNVLPKGFMIPIPLLCELIVGEEITYGGEGKSEFLQKAQDALLAMSDTQNDRTKA
- a CDS encoding CDP-alcohol phosphatidyltransferase family protein; its protein translation is MTIYELKPKFQNLLRPLVRRLYGAGISANQVTITACVISVLLGGLLIKFAEVSTLFFLLPAWMFLRMALNAIDGMLAREFNQKSPLGGYLNEATDVISDAALYLPFAFVAPFDWGVITLVIFLSFMSEFLGVLGQVHGCGRRYDGPMGKSDRAFIFGLIGTVYALSGRLPEWFSWVLYAAIFLLALTCANRVRMGLKSGE
- a CDS encoding DUF3137 domain-containing protein gives rise to the protein MTANELEKLRLSILDEAEQHKGMAFSIIVLAVLASALWLFFNFRDQNAAMVLCWIIVAFSCGSISYRVVNKDTNIMRVFIFCILLRILAKGVEICKNDALRFVIALVTICLSLFNIAGAALERIKYNRSKKSVLAFKHQYIAPYIASLGYRYEISGSFRPAYLRASGLFVDGISYFDCEDKISGVYDGVFFSFADVCVTHTDERRSSRGIFFYAEFKKRVNSVAVILPLLSERPTLGGLKKIAMDDSEFSSAFSVYSADAVSAMYALTPAFMLRFRSGAGGPIRLSFSGRNVYIFIRTGYDSFEPSVDRSVLSFDPAASIKHELLFFLSIVKSLKLNENIWRD
- the purN gene encoding phosphoribosylglycinamide formyltransferase, which translates into the protein MVVKKLAVLFSGSGSNLEAILQKLHGKVFGETKIEVVLTLSNKADAGGIAKAAKFGLQSVILNYKDFASREEFDAALVRKIEKSGAELTVLAGFMRILTPVFTGQIRAINLHPSLLPLFKGAHAIEQSFESDMKVGGVSVHWVSEELDGGAIIAQRAFEKSAGMSFEAYEAKIHEIEHELLPQVIVEILCQS
- a CDS encoding NAD(P)H-hydrate dehydratase, which codes for MKKIFFSTEELDARASAKFGLSEQILMENAAGRIEREIRKRLKKGSRILALCGGGNNGADAMAALRKLSGDFSCTALCVLQNRSAESKFQTDAARAAGVRLIDIASAKDDCKHVGSASSKDACAHESVGGSSLKGTGASEPREERESLSGTDISCDGDKLSAKFTSAKFEIAARGDECSNLGSECGEPSVLHDEITNADCIIDGIFGSGLNKALSSEICEILSLANGTKSLKIAVDIPSGIDKSGRILGGAFCADLTIAMGALKLALFSDAAKDCAGRIKVANLGISRSNFEKESEYFLLQKSDLKLPLRTKQNTNKGDFGHTYVVSGQMSGAAQMAALAAHAIGSGLVSVVSEGPLNLSPILMQKSSFDAARVVVCGCGLGERKIDLAALRGKSCVIDADLCYESEILSLLNANSNLIITPHPKEFCSLLKIAGIADLSVSELQERRFELARAWSEKFSGVLVLKGANTLIAQAGVIYVCDKGSAALAKGGSGDVLAGLIGGLLAQDYSPLQASICGVLAHALAARAFAKNSYALNPLDLIEEVKWL
- a CDS encoding YifB family Mg chelatase-like AAA ATPase, with protein sequence MKSLKCAAFTDALIPVEVESTFVRGLPGFNIVGLAGATIKESESRVKAALVSLNFKFPASKIIINLSPSDTPKNGSHFDLAIALLIALQKERIDGDFFVFGELGLDGSLKSTASLFSILLFLSTKVRRAKILVPQSIALKACTIPNYDVYAVGSLSDAVRFFLDEEFAASRLMRETHPLFKNVVEIDGQAYVPNRDFSLDFKDVKGQKRAKRASLIAACGMHNILFEGSPGCGKSMCAKRIARILPPQSLGEVLLSCAYESLNNKDVDFSALRPFRSPHHTSTRSSIFGGGSSGAKIGEVALANGGELFFDELPHFGKQILESLREPLEDNRILISRVNSKVEYQTKFIFVAAQNPCPCGNLFSKNLTCTCSLNDIRRYKNTISAPLLDRIDIYVAMDETGADDRSDVCSEEMADAVLQAFRAQKARGQSELNAKLRDEETEKFCICESAAREVLQTAITRYDLSQRGVNKTLKLARTIADLAGAEIIVKAHILEALSFRIRSEI